Proteins from a single region of Macrotis lagotis isolate mMagLag1 chromosome 2, bilby.v1.9.chrom.fasta, whole genome shotgun sequence:
- the LOC141511562 gene encoding olfactory receptor 6C2-like isoform X2, with protein MQNHTEITFFILQGLTDDPQLQILIFIFLFLTYMLSVIGNLTIITLTLMDPHLKTPMYFFLRNLYFLEFLFTHSYTPRYLYSISTGDNTISHNACFSQIFFIIFLGTTDFFLLATMSYDHYVAICKPLHYTRIMSNKVCNQLLLGCWLTGLMIILQPFSLAIQLEFCDSNVIDHFGCDAFPLLNIVCSDTKFIEKLALSFAVFTLIITLLLVLLSYGYIIRTILRFPSVKQRKKAFSTCSCHIIVVALAYGGCIFQYIKVSTIDGMAFNKVVAMFTVSIIPSANPFIYTLRNKQVIQAFKESSKRITFFLKQ; from the coding sequence ATGCAAAACCATACAGAGATAACATTCTTCATCCTGCAGGGACTGACAGATGATCCACAGCTGcagattctgatttttatttttctatttctcaccTATATGCTTAGTGTAATTGGCAATCTCACCATCATTACCCTTACGTTAATGGATCCCCATCTTAAGACtcctatgtattttttccttcgaaatctttactttttagaattcttATTTACACATTCTTACACTCCTAGATACCTCTACAGTATATCAACTGGGGACAATACTATTTCCCATAATGCTTGCTTCTcccaaatattttttatcatctttcttgGGACaacagacttttttcttttagctaCCATGTCTTATGACCACTATGTGGCCATCTGCAAACCCTTACATTACACACGCATCATGAGCAACAAAGTCTGTAATCAGCTCCTCTTGGGTTGTTGGCTAACTGGACTGATGATTATCCTCCAACCATTTAGCTTGGCAATCCAACTGGAATTCTGCGACTCCAATGTCATTGACCATTTTGGCTGTGATGCATTTCCCTTGCTGAATATTGTGTGCTCAGACACAAAATTCATAGAAAAGTTAGCTCTCTCCTTTGCTGTGTTTACACTCATTATCACCTTACTCTTAGTACTTCTGTCCTATGGCTACATCATCAGGACAATTCTGAGATTCCCATCAGTGAAGCAAAGGAAAAAGGCCTTTTCTACCTGTTCCTGCCACATCATTGTTGTTGCTTTGGCTTATGGTGGCTGCATCTTCCAATATATCAAAGTGTCCACTATTGATGGAATGGCTTTCAATAAGGTAGTAGCCATGTTCACAGTTTCTATCATCCCCAGTGCAAACCCTTTTATATACACTTTGAGGAATAAGCAAGTGATACAAGCTTTTAAGGAATCATCAAAAAGGATTACATTCTTCTTAAAGCAGTAA
- the LOC141511562 gene encoding olfactory receptor 6C2-like isoform X1, which translates to MESIKKNGMQNHTEITFFILQGLTDDPQLQILIFIFLFLTYMLSVIGNLTIITLTLMDPHLKTPMYFFLRNLYFLEFLFTHSYTPRYLYSISTGDNTISHNACFSQIFFIIFLGTTDFFLLATMSYDHYVAICKPLHYTRIMSNKVCNQLLLGCWLTGLMIILQPFSLAIQLEFCDSNVIDHFGCDAFPLLNIVCSDTKFIEKLALSFAVFTLIITLLLVLLSYGYIIRTILRFPSVKQRKKAFSTCSCHIIVVALAYGGCIFQYIKVSTIDGMAFNKVVAMFTVSIIPSANPFIYTLRNKQVIQAFKESSKRITFFLKQ; encoded by the exons Atggaaagcattaaaaaaaatgga ATGCAAAACCATACAGAGATAACATTCTTCATCCTGCAGGGACTGACAGATGATCCACAGCTGcagattctgatttttatttttctatttctcaccTATATGCTTAGTGTAATTGGCAATCTCACCATCATTACCCTTACGTTAATGGATCCCCATCTTAAGACtcctatgtattttttccttcgaaatctttactttttagaattcttATTTACACATTCTTACACTCCTAGATACCTCTACAGTATATCAACTGGGGACAATACTATTTCCCATAATGCTTGCTTCTcccaaatattttttatcatctttcttgGGACaacagacttttttcttttagctaCCATGTCTTATGACCACTATGTGGCCATCTGCAAACCCTTACATTACACACGCATCATGAGCAACAAAGTCTGTAATCAGCTCCTCTTGGGTTGTTGGCTAACTGGACTGATGATTATCCTCCAACCATTTAGCTTGGCAATCCAACTGGAATTCTGCGACTCCAATGTCATTGACCATTTTGGCTGTGATGCATTTCCCTTGCTGAATATTGTGTGCTCAGACACAAAATTCATAGAAAAGTTAGCTCTCTCCTTTGCTGTGTTTACACTCATTATCACCTTACTCTTAGTACTTCTGTCCTATGGCTACATCATCAGGACAATTCTGAGATTCCCATCAGTGAAGCAAAGGAAAAAGGCCTTTTCTACCTGTTCCTGCCACATCATTGTTGTTGCTTTGGCTTATGGTGGCTGCATCTTCCAATATATCAAAGTGTCCACTATTGATGGAATGGCTTTCAATAAGGTAGTAGCCATGTTCACAGTTTCTATCATCCCCAGTGCAAACCCTTTTATATACACTTTGAGGAATAAGCAAGTGATACAAGCTTTTAAGGAATCATCAAAAAGGATTACATTCTTCTTAAAGCAGTAA